Part of the Triticum urartu cultivar G1812 chromosome 2, Tu2.1, whole genome shotgun sequence genome, GCCCCTTTGCTCCCTTGAGGATAGATGATGGTATTGACTTCTCAGGATTTAATCTAGAAACCTACACATACCAAAACAGAAACACTTCTCAGCTCTGGAATGCAAGTATATATCGGTTGGGTACAAAATTAAACATACCTGGCAATATTTCCTCAGTGTGTTTGTTGCCTTGTATATTTCATACTCCATTGATAATCCAACAGGCAAGTTCAACCAGCTCCTCGTACTTGTCCAATCCATGACGTCATGTTTGGCAGGCTGCATGGCATTACTGTTGTAGTTGATCAATAAGGCCTGGAGTGGATCAAGTCTATCGTAGCAAGCATCACACACTCTCTGAGGATCACGCAGTCTGAACTTCATGGGCATCAAGCATCTTCCCTTGGAACATTCTTTGCAGAATATACCTCCACAGAAGCGGCAATGGTGCCTTCCACGAGTCAGAGCTGTGAAAGGACAGCTGCACTGCAGGCATACACTGGTAGAGCTATCCGGTAACCATTCCGGGGGATCTGCCTGAAGCACCTCCCTGTATGCACTGAACTGTAAAGCATTTGCCTCAAGTAGCGGCGGTGCACTCGGAACGCAAACAGATGAATGCAAATCACCATCCTTGCCAGCACCTAGAAATGATACATCCGTGCTGAAACTTTGCTGCCGTGATGCATCATCCCCAATCTTGCTTGGACGCGAAACAATTGCAGCAAGACCACCTAGAACGGTCTTCAGGTTGATAGTTGAGCTAGCTTGAGCTGTCGGAAAGGGATCTTCTCTTGAACCATATTCAGATGGAAAGTCTGGTTCCAGAGATGGCTCATAGAGATAGTCATACACTGGGTATGTGTTTTCTGGAGCTAGATCGGACATAGGAGCCGCCTGGCTGTGGTAGCTATCAATTTTGGAGAGGGATGAGTACGATGTCACTTCATTTGGGGTCTCCATGGGATCATGTAGATACAGCACTCATGTAGGTAATAAGCAATGACACAGAAAGACCTGATAAAACAGAGATGGAAACAAAGATCAATAAGGTGCAGATCCTTCAAAGTGTCGCTACTCTCTAGTTCATAATACAACATTATTATAACAAGCCCATTCTTTCACCCAATTCATTCTGTTTATTGTCTACTTCTAGCAAATATATCAAACTTTATAGTGTATACACGTATGTGAGATATTGCTAACAACTTTGAGTAGCCTTCTAATTGTGCAATGTATTCAACATCACGCATTGCAACAGAGCCACTAACAACCCGTGTAACTCTGTGCATCATGACTCCAAAACAAGAGGTGAAATCGCAGCTGCACTGCAGCAAAACACACCCAAAGTAACTCCCAAAACGCGACCGCTTAACCACGCATGCCTAGCGTCCACGGGtaagcaactaagcaagcaattGGGGGCAATTTCTGAAACCCTAGACGAAATAGATGGGTCGATCAACGGAAAAATCAACCCTGCCTAGCCAGTAGAACAGCAACCGCGAACAAACACCACAGATCAATCAAAAAAATACTTCATGATCGCATCAAACGACTCGGCAAGCGTAAGGCAGCTAAGCTAAATCAATCGTCTCCACCCGTCCGCCCTAACGAATCGCCCCG contains:
- the LOC125536294 gene encoding uncharacterized protein LOC125536294, encoding METPNEVTSYSSLSKIDSYHSQAAPMSDLAPENTYPVYDYLYEPSLEPDFPSEYGSREDPFPTAQASSTINLKTVLGGLAAIVSRPSKIGDDASRQQSFSTDVSFLGAGKDGDLHSSVCVPSAPPLLEANALQFSAYREVLQADPPEWLPDSSTSVCLQCSCPFTALTRGRHHCRFCGGIFCKECSKGRCLMPMKFRLRDPQRVCDACYDRLDPLQALLINYNSNAMQPAKHDVMDWTSTRSWLNLPVGLSMEYEIYKATNTLRKYCQVSRLNPEKSIPSSILKGAKGLAVLTVAKAGAVLTYKMGTGLVVARRSDGSWSAPSAILSVGLGWGVQIGGELTDFIIVLHDLKAVKAFSSRMHLSLGAGLSAAAGPIGRALEADVRASEKGSGICYTYSCSKGAFVGVSLEGNVVTTRSDTNLRFYGDAYVTTTDILFGRVEKPRAAQPLYSALDDLFSKMVC